The proteins below come from a single Thermoproteales archaeon genomic window:
- a CDS encoding PRC-barrel domain-containing protein encodes MSKKVIPRSKLIGMQVYNPDATLVGTVKDVGLVPGETGAIVLIVTTKYQQEVEIEWAKVAEVGDIILLSEPIEISPPSTAVTPTVEAKPKVEAAPTVTPTTGPGAAPTCPTCGKPATWIPQYKRWYCYNCRKYL; translated from the coding sequence ATGAGCAAAAAAGTCATTCCTAGATCTAAGCTTATTGGAATGCAAGTGTATAATCCTGACGCTACTCTCGTTGGAACAGTAAAAGACGTCGGCCTCGTACCGGGCGAAACTGGTGCTATTGTTTTAATTGTTACTACAAAATATCAGCAAGAAGTCGAGATTGAGTGGGCTAAAGTTGCCGAAGTTGGAGATATAATATTACTAAGCGAGCCTATAGAGATTTCCCCACCGTCGACTGCCGTAACCCCTACCGTAGAAGCTAAGCCTAAAGTGGAAGCTGCACCTACAGTAACTCCAACCACTGGACCTGGAGCCGCCCCGACATGCCCTACTTGTGGAAAACCAGCAACATGGATCCCGCAGTATAAGCGATGGTATTGTTATAATTGCCGCAAATACTTATAA